A genomic region of Deltaproteobacteria bacterium HGW-Deltaproteobacteria-18 contains the following coding sequences:
- a CDS encoding flagellar assembly protein FliW, which translates to MDKQRQTINSRIGQLVISPDKTIRFPRGIIGFESLREFALVEFKPGTPFHFLQSLEMPSMGMMLADPFPFLPKYEIRLAAAEERILRVRSIRDLIILVSVTVPKGDPQGSTLNLTGPICVNVQQRLGLQSPQVELGLPSQVLLRDLGNEDRRLVNS; encoded by the coding sequence ATGGACAAGCAAAGACAAACAATAAATTCACGCATCGGGCAGTTGGTCATTTCCCCGGACAAGACCATCCGTTTTCCTCGCGGCATCATCGGCTTCGAGTCCCTGCGGGAATTCGCCCTGGTGGAGTTCAAGCCCGGAACACCTTTTCATTTCCTGCAAAGCTTGGAAATGCCGAGTATGGGCATGATGCTCGCCGATCCTTTCCCCTTTTTGCCGAAATACGAAATTCGGCTGGCCGCTGCGGAAGAGCGGATTCTGAGGGTGCGCAGCATTCGCGATCTGATCATCCTGGTCAGCGTGACCGTGCCCAAGGGCGACCCACAGGGCAGCACCCTCAACCTGACCGGACCCATTTGCGTCAATGTTCAGCAGCGCCTGGGGCTGCAGTCCCCGCAAGTGGAGCTTGGATTGCCGTCCCAGGTCCTGTTGCGGGACCTGGGAAACGAGGACAGGCGTCTGGTCAATTCATGA
- the flgM gene encoding flagellar biosynthesis anti-sigma factor FlgM encodes MTINNIKSFGGYESHRLEQLEQQRQEHQKTVANQDSGSDRISISDEARLKMSMLKSAQENDGVRADKVADVKARIEAGEYAASGKDIAASLLRQELDIWG; translated from the coding sequence ATGACGATCAACAACATCAAGTCTTTCGGCGGCTACGAGTCGCATCGATTGGAACAGCTGGAGCAGCAGCGCCAGGAGCACCAGAAGACTGTCGCCAATCAGGACAGCGGCAGCGACCGCATCTCCATCTCCGATGAAGCGCGGCTCAAGATGAGCATGCTCAAGTCTGCCCAGGAGAATGACGGAGTACGCGCCGACAAGGTCGCCGACGTGAAGGCAAGGATTGAGGCGGGAGAGTACGCCGCCAGCGGCAAGGATATCGCGGCCAGCCTGCTCAGACAGGAGCTTGATATCTGGGGCTGA
- a CDS encoding NAD(+) kinase, which produces MGKIISKIVIVHNVENDLAANMARQIRRWLVGEGRTARVVSSSKEEAHCVSTWADADMILTLGGDGTLLAVARAVQDLGVPILGLNLGKVGFLTELSPTDWRESLTLILRGEYDMSQRLVISFHVLRRGQEYYRGYAINDLVISCGSLARMIRLDMWYGNDHLGTVRADGMIVATPTGSSGYSISAGGPLIYPELNVFALTPICPFLHAFRPMVLPFENDLRILVLDAAPDVYLTQDGQTGVVLAAGDNIFASRAENRLNLIRPLHSQYAHKLKSKGFVRES; this is translated from the coding sequence ATGGGAAAAATCATCAGCAAAATAGTCATTGTCCATAACGTCGAGAACGACCTGGCTGCCAATATGGCCCGGCAAATTCGGCGCTGGCTCGTGGGCGAGGGACGCACGGCGCGGGTTGTTTCATCCTCCAAGGAAGAGGCCCACTGCGTCTCGACCTGGGCTGATGCGGACATGATCCTGACCCTGGGTGGCGACGGAACCCTGCTCGCCGTGGCCAGAGCAGTGCAGGACCTGGGCGTTCCGATTCTGGGCCTGAATCTCGGCAAGGTCGGTTTTCTGACGGAGCTTTCGCCGACGGACTGGCGCGAATCCCTGACGCTCATTCTGCGCGGGGAGTATGATATGTCCCAGCGGCTGGTCATCAGTTTTCATGTGCTCCGGCGCGGCCAGGAATATTACCGGGGCTATGCCATAAACGATCTTGTCATCAGTTGCGGGAGCCTTGCACGCATGATCCGGCTGGACATGTGGTACGGCAACGACCATCTGGGCACGGTACGGGCCGATGGCATGATCGTGGCCACGCCCACCGGTTCCTCGGGCTATTCCATATCAGCAGGCGGGCCACTCATCTATCCGGAGCTCAATGTTTTCGCCCTGACTCCCATCTGCCCGTTCCTGCACGCTTTCAGACCCATGGTCCTGCCGTTTGAGAACGACCTGCGCATCCTGGTCCTCGACGCAGCCCCGGACGTCTATCTGACCCAGGACGGCCAGACCGGCGTGGTCCTGGCCGCCGGGGACAACATCTTCGCCTCCAGGGCCGAGAACAGGCTCAACCTGATCCGCCCCCTGCACTCCCAATACGCCCACAAACTCAAGTCCAAGGGGTTCGTGCGGGAGAGTTGA
- a CDS encoding RNA pseudouridine synthase, giving the protein MREQARPGSRHLPPGLHILHEDRDIIVVDKPAGMLTMATETEKTRTAYYALTDYVRKGNAKSRYRIFIVHRLDRETSGVLLFAKTEAAKRALQDQWEETTKIYAAVVHGQMGKESGTVISHLVESGVHKVYSTRDAKLGKLAQTAWTVVREKGAYSLLRIELLTGRKHQIRVQMADLGHPVAGDRKYGGKGDNFSRLALHAASITFAHPFSGQRMTLEAPVPTIFAQLVGRVQLS; this is encoded by the coding sequence ATGCGTGAACAAGCCCGTCCCGGCTCCAGGCATTTGCCTCCGGGGCTTCACATTCTTCATGAGGACCGCGACATCATCGTTGTGGACAAGCCTGCCGGGATGCTGACCATGGCCACGGAGACCGAGAAGACCCGCACCGCCTATTACGCCCTGACCGACTACGTGCGCAAGGGCAACGCCAAGTCCCGCTACAGGATTTTCATTGTTCATCGCCTGGACCGGGAGACTTCCGGGGTTTTGCTTTTCGCCAAGACCGAGGCGGCCAAGCGCGCCCTGCAGGACCAGTGGGAAGAGACCACCAAGATCTACGCTGCGGTGGTGCATGGGCAGATGGGCAAGGAGTCGGGTACGGTCATCTCCCATCTGGTGGAGAGCGGTGTGCACAAGGTCTATTCCACTCGCGACGCGAAACTCGGCAAGCTGGCGCAGACCGCCTGGACCGTGGTCAGGGAGAAGGGGGCGTATTCGCTTTTGAGGATCGAACTGCTGACGGGCCGCAAGCATCAGATCCGGGTGCAGATGGCGGATCTGGGGCATCCGGTGGCCGGTGACAGGAAATACGGCGGCAAGGGGGACAATTTTTCCCGTCTGGCGCTGCATGCCGCCTCGATCACCTTCGCGCATCCGTTCTCAGGTCAACGCATGACCCTTGAAGCCCCGGTGCCGACCATCTTTGCGCAATTGGTGGGCCGGGTTCAGTTGTCCTGA
- the glnQ gene encoding glutamine ABC transporter ATP-binding protein (similar to ATP-binding component of ABC transporters), translating to MIEIKNLHKKFGDLEVLKGVNLNVASGEVVCIIGPSGSGKSTVLRCINRLETPTSGTVIVDGHDIMNPRTDINYVRTEAGMVFQQFNLFPHMTVLDNVILGPVKVRKMPRAEAEHLGYDLLAKVGLGSKAQAYPEQLSGGQKQRVAIARALALQPKVILFDEPTSALDPELVGEVLEVMKKLAAEGMTMIVVTHEMGFAREVADRVIFIDEGVIQEVNSPQEFFNAPKNPRLRDFLGKIVGTCREMQGQDN from the coding sequence ATGATTGAAATAAAGAACCTGCACAAGAAGTTCGGTGATCTGGAAGTATTGAAAGGGGTCAACCTGAACGTGGCCTCAGGCGAGGTGGTCTGCATCATCGGACCGTCGGGATCGGGCAAGTCGACCGTGCTGCGCTGCATCAACCGGCTGGAGACACCGACCTCGGGCACTGTCATCGTCGACGGTCACGACATCATGAACCCGCGCACGGACATCAACTACGTGCGCACCGAAGCCGGCATGGTCTTTCAGCAGTTCAATCTTTTCCCGCACATGACCGTGCTCGACAACGTGATCCTGGGCCCGGTCAAGGTCCGCAAGATGCCCCGCGCCGAAGCCGAACACCTGGGCTATGACCTTTTGGCCAAGGTGGGCCTCGGTTCCAAGGCCCAGGCCTACCCGGAGCAGCTCTCGGGCGGGCAGAAGCAGCGCGTGGCCATCGCCCGCGCTCTGGCCCTGCAGCCCAAGGTGATCCTGTTTGACGAGCCGACCTCGGCCCTGGACCCGGAACTTGTCGGAGAGGTGCTTGAAGTCATGAAAAAGCTGGCGGCCGAAGGCATGACCATGATCGTGGTCACGCACGAGATGGGCTTTGCCCGCGAGGTGGCGGACCGGGTCATCTTTATCGACGAAGGGGTGATTCAGGAAGTGAACAGCCCACAGGAATTCTTCAACGCTCCAAAAAATCCCCGCCTGCGGGACTTTCTGGGCAAGATAGTCGGCACCTGCCGGGAAATGCAGGGTCAGGACAACTGA
- a CDS encoding nickel transporter, which translates to MAFQFEPSVVIDTLPMLMRGVWYTIYLTVGGLFFGFLLGVATGLMKLARPFFVRKLADLYVELIRGTPMLVQAMFLYYGVPMAVGLRIPPLIAGVIVIAINSGAYIAEIVRGAIQSINVGQTEAGRSIGLTRAQTMRYIIWPQAFKRMIPPLGNQFIISLKDTSLLMVIGVGELLRTGQEIVAVNFRAFEVYMAVAMVYLVMTMSIAKALKILETRLINKTSGKRA; encoded by the coding sequence ATGGCCTTTCAATTCGAACCTAGCGTCGTTATCGACACCCTGCCCATGCTCATGCGCGGAGTCTGGTACACCATCTACCTGACCGTGGGCGGCCTGTTCTTCGGCTTTCTGCTCGGAGTGGCCACGGGCCTCATGAAACTGGCCCGCCCCTTTTTCGTCCGCAAGCTCGCCGATCTCTATGTGGAACTCATCCGCGGCACGCCCATGCTGGTGCAGGCCATGTTCCTCTATTACGGCGTGCCCATGGCCGTGGGTCTGCGCATCCCGCCGCTCATCGCGGGAGTCATCGTCATCGCCATCAACTCCGGAGCCTACATTGCCGAGATCGTGCGCGGGGCCATCCAGTCCATCAACGTCGGTCAGACCGAGGCCGGCCGCTCCATCGGCCTGACCCGGGCCCAGACCATGCGCTACATCATCTGGCCGCAGGCCTTCAAACGCATGATTCCGCCGCTGGGCAACCAGTTCATCATCAGCCTCAAAGACACCTCGCTGCTGATGGTCATCGGCGTAGGCGAGCTGCTGCGCACCGGCCAGGAAATCGTGGCCGTCAATTTCCGGGCTTTCGAGGTCTACATGGCCGTGGCCATGGTCTATCTGGTCATGACCATGAGCATCGCCAAGGCCCTTAAAATTCTTGAAACCAGACTGATCAACAAGACCAGCGGAAAGCGCGCATGA
- a CDS encoding glutamine ABC transporter substrate-binding protein GlnH: MKRILLFAVLALALCATAASAKKLVVATDTNFPPFEFKDPETGKHTGFDVELWDAIAKEIGAEYDLQPMDFNGIIPGLQSGQVDVGIAGITIKPERAEVVDFSAPYYNAGLLILVKADNQDITDVKSLAGKIVATKLGTTSEDFAKKEAGAKEVKLFPNNDAMFMELMAGGADAVIFDSPVISEFVRTVGKEQTKIVGPLYMGQSYGIGFPKGSELVAKTNAALQKLKDSGAYRELYVKWFGTEPK; encoded by the coding sequence ATGAAACGCATCCTGCTTTTCGCCGTTTTAGCCCTGGCTCTGTGCGCGACCGCCGCTTCAGCCAAAAAGCTGGTCGTGGCCACGGATACCAATTTTCCGCCGTTTGAATTCAAGGACCCCGAAACCGGAAAACACACCGGCTTCGACGTGGAGCTTTGGGACGCCATCGCCAAAGAAATCGGCGCCGAGTACGACCTGCAGCCCATGGACTTCAACGGCATCATCCCCGGCCTGCAGTCCGGCCAGGTTGACGTCGGCATCGCCGGCATCACCATCAAGCCCGAACGCGCCGAAGTCGTCGACTTCTCCGCCCCCTACTACAACGCAGGCCTTCTGATCCTGGTCAAGGCCGACAACCAAGACATCACCGACGTAAAATCCCTGGCCGGCAAAATCGTGGCCACCAAGCTCGGCACCACCAGCGAAGACTTTGCCAAGAAGGAAGCCGGAGCCAAGGAAGTAAAGCTTTTCCCAAACAATGACGCCATGTTCATGGAACTCATGGCCGGCGGAGCCGATGCGGTCATCTTCGATTCCCCGGTAATCTCCGAATTCGTGCGTACCGTGGGCAAGGAACAGACCAAGATCGTCGGTCCCCTGTACATGGGCCAGTCCTACGGCATCGGCTTCCCCAAGGGCAGCGAACTGGTTGCCAAGACCAACGCCGCGCTTCAGAAGCTCAAAGACAGCGGCGCCTACCGTGAACTGTACGTCAAGTGGTTCGGCACCGAGCCCAAGTAA
- a CDS encoding formate C-acetyltransferase/glycerol dehydratase family glycyl radical enzyme yields the protein MNQRIDRLREESFAAEPSISIERALLETAFYRENFGKHSLPVLRALVFKDLCEKKTIYLGDGELIVGERGPAPKCVPTFPELTCHSASDLRVLATRPMTRYHVSDEDIATYEREVIPYWAGRSMRERVFSQVPDEWRAAYEAGLFTEFMEQRAPGHTALDGTIYEMGMQDFKARIAERMSRLDYLNDPLASDRAEQLKAMDIACDAAVIFARRHADLAWEKAKTEPDQTRKAELTRIAEVCRRVPAEAPRDFREALQMYWFVHLGTITELNGWDAMTPGHLDQHLTPFYEKGLADGTLTREAAKELLCCLWIKVNNHPAPPKVGVTAKESGTYNDFTHINLGGLRRDGSDGVSELSYLILEVVDELKLLQPQTSVHISQKTPDRFLKAAARVIRNGYGYPSIFNTDAVVMEQMRVGKTVEDAREGGCSGCIETGAFGKEAYILTGYLNVPKVLELALSDGRDQLTGRQIGPQTGDAKRFSNFEDLYNAFTRQLDWVVGLKVRVNNYIERMYATHSPAPFLSTVIHDCIEKGRDYYDGGPRYNTNYIQCCGIGTVTDSLSAIKTHVFDAGTVSMPKLTQALQSNFENSEALRLKLWNKTPFFGNDDDRADDIMRRVYDSLFTAIDGRPNTKGTSYHLNMLSTTCHVYFGKMLGASANGRLAGLPESDGTSPSHGADRNGPTAVVKSLSKMDQIKSGGTLLNQRFLPDVLKTDQDLDKLAQLVRTYFRLGGHHIQFNVVDTATLRQAQANPDEHRNLLVRVAGYSDYFVDLDLDHQEEIIRRTEQETA from the coding sequence ATGAACCAGAGAATAGACCGGCTGCGCGAAGAAAGCTTCGCTGCCGAACCGTCCATTTCCATCGAGCGAGCCCTGCTCGAAACAGCTTTCTACCGCGAGAATTTTGGCAAACACTCCCTGCCTGTGCTCCGCGCCCTGGTCTTCAAGGACCTGTGCGAAAAGAAAACCATCTATCTCGGCGACGGAGAACTCATCGTCGGCGAACGCGGCCCCGCCCCCAAATGCGTGCCGACCTTTCCAGAACTGACCTGCCACTCGGCCTCGGACCTGCGCGTGCTCGCAACCCGTCCCATGACCCGTTACCATGTCAGCGACGAGGATATCGCAACCTACGAACGCGAGGTCATCCCCTACTGGGCTGGCCGCTCCATGCGCGAGCGCGTCTTCTCCCAGGTCCCGGACGAATGGCGGGCTGCCTACGAGGCAGGACTCTTCACTGAATTCATGGAGCAGCGCGCCCCCGGGCATACCGCCCTTGACGGAACGATCTACGAGATGGGCATGCAGGATTTCAAGGCGCGCATCGCCGAACGCATGAGTCGCCTTGACTATCTGAATGATCCCCTGGCTTCGGACCGCGCCGAACAGCTCAAGGCCATGGACATCGCCTGCGATGCGGCCGTCATCTTTGCCCGGCGCCATGCGGACCTGGCCTGGGAAAAGGCCAAGACCGAGCCGGACCAGACACGTAAGGCCGAACTGACCCGCATCGCCGAAGTCTGCCGCCGCGTTCCGGCCGAAGCTCCCCGCGATTTCCGGGAGGCGCTGCAGATGTACTGGTTCGTGCACCTGGGCACCATCACGGAACTCAACGGTTGGGATGCCATGACCCCCGGGCACCTCGACCAGCACCTGACCCCCTTCTATGAAAAAGGGCTGGCCGACGGCACCCTGACCCGCGAGGCGGCCAAGGAACTGCTCTGCTGCCTGTGGATCAAGGTCAACAACCACCCGGCCCCGCCCAAGGTCGGCGTCACCGCCAAGGAGAGCGGCACCTACAACGATTTCACCCACATCAACCTCGGAGGCCTCAGGCGCGACGGCTCCGACGGGGTCAGCGAACTGTCCTACCTCATCCTGGAAGTGGTCGACGAATTGAAACTCCTGCAGCCCCAGACCAGCGTGCACATCAGCCAGAAGACCCCGGACCGATTTCTGAAAGCCGCCGCGCGAGTCATAAGGAACGGTTACGGCTACCCGTCGATCTTCAACACCGACGCCGTGGTCATGGAACAGATGCGCGTCGGCAAAACCGTGGAGGACGCCCGCGAAGGCGGCTGCTCCGGATGCATCGAGACCGGGGCCTTCGGCAAGGAAGCCTATATCCTGACCGGCTATCTGAACGTGCCCAAAGTGCTGGAACTGGCCCTAAGCGACGGCCGCGACCAGCTGACCGGCCGGCAGATCGGCCCACAAACCGGCGACGCAAAGCGCTTTTCGAACTTCGAAGACCTCTACAACGCCTTCACTCGCCAGCTCGACTGGGTGGTGGGCCTCAAGGTTCGCGTCAACAACTACATCGAGCGCATGTACGCCACCCACTCCCCCGCGCCCTTCCTGTCCACGGTCATTCACGACTGCATCGAAAAAGGCCGGGACTACTACGACGGCGGCCCGCGCTACAATACCAACTACATCCAGTGCTGCGGCATCGGCACGGTCACGGACAGCCTTTCCGCCATCAAGACCCACGTCTTTGACGCCGGGACCGTCTCCATGCCCAAACTCACCCAGGCGCTGCAGTCCAATTTCGAAAATTCCGAAGCCCTGCGCCTGAAACTCTGGAACAAGACGCCCTTCTTCGGCAACGACGACGACCGCGCCGACGACATAATGCGCCGCGTCTACGACTCCCTCTTCACCGCCATCGACGGGCGCCCCAACACCAAGGGCACTTCCTACCACCTGAACATGCTCTCCACCACCTGCCACGTCTACTTCGGCAAGATGCTCGGAGCCTCGGCCAACGGCCGCCTGGCCGGACTTCCCGAATCCGACGGCACCTCGCCCTCCCACGGTGCGGACAGAAACGGCCCCACGGCCGTGGTCAAATCGCTCTCGAAAATGGACCAGATCAAATCCGGCGGCACACTCCTCAACCAGCGCTTCCTGCCGGACGTCCTCAAAACCGACCAGGATCTGGACAAACTCGCCCAACTGGTACGCACCTATTTCCGCCTCGGCGGACATCACATCCAGTTCAACGTGGTCGACACCGCCACCCTGCGCCAGGCCCAGGCCAACCCCGACGAACACCGTAACCTGCTGGTCCGCGTAGCCGGATACAGCGACTACTTCGTAGACCTGGACCTCGACCACCAGGAAGAAATCATCCGACGCACAGAGCAGGAAACAGCTTAA
- a CDS encoding glycyl-radical enzyme activating protein encodes MPISTATSGITFAIKRYALHDGPDLRVTVFLQGCPLSCSWCHNPESLHSSPFMLTVPGKCVGCGECVTACPQGALFPGSGGMVRDQEACIACGLCAEACPALAHECMGVKSSVEEVMTEIQKEIPFFAEGNGGVTFSGGEPLAQPDFLEALLRACGDLDLHRAVDTSGFATSGTITRIARHTDLFLYDIKHMDPAAHRRATGVDNALILSNLRLLADSGARINLRLPLIPGINDNPENIRATGLFAASLPGIRSIDVLPYHASARSKYAKLGMTYPGDGIPSSESEGVERAVNILQDYGLTVRIGG; translated from the coding sequence ATGCCAATAAGCACAGCAACTTCAGGTATCACTTTCGCTATCAAGCGCTACGCCCTGCATGACGGACCCGATCTGCGCGTGACGGTTTTTCTCCAAGGCTGCCCCCTGTCCTGCAGTTGGTGCCACAACCCCGAAAGCCTGCACTCCTCACCGTTCATGCTGACCGTACCGGGAAAATGCGTCGGCTGCGGAGAATGCGTCACGGCCTGCCCGCAAGGCGCACTCTTCCCCGGCAGCGGCGGCATGGTCCGCGATCAGGAAGCCTGCATCGCCTGCGGGCTTTGCGCTGAAGCCTGCCCGGCCCTGGCCCACGAATGCATGGGCGTGAAAAGCTCGGTTGAAGAAGTGATGACCGAGATCCAAAAGGAAATCCCCTTTTTTGCCGAAGGCAACGGCGGGGTGACCTTCTCCGGCGGCGAGCCTTTGGCCCAGCCCGATTTTCTGGAAGCCCTGCTGCGGGCCTGCGGAGACCTGGACCTTCACCGCGCCGTGGACACCAGCGGATTCGCCACCTCCGGCACGATCACGCGCATAGCCCGGCATACGGACCTTTTCCTTTACGACATAAAACACATGGACCCGGCTGCCCATCGCCGCGCCACCGGGGTGGACAACGCCCTGATCCTCTCCAACCTGCGTCTGCTGGCAGACAGCGGAGCACGGATCAACCTCAGGCTCCCGCTCATCCCGGGAATCAACGACAACCCGGAAAACATCCGCGCAACGGGACTTTTCGCCGCGTCCCTGCCAGGCATCCGATCCATCGACGTACTCCCCTACCACGCCTCGGCCAGAAGCAAATACGCCAAGCTCGGCATGACTTATCCCGGCGACGGCATACCTTCCTCTGAGTCCGAAGGCGTGGAGAGGGCCGTGAACATCTTGCAGGATTACGGACTCACCGTCCGCATCGGAGGATAG
- a CDS encoding RNA-binding protein — MSKNIYVGNLPWSATEQDVETLFATYGQVANVKLISDRETGRARGFGFVEMESGAEEAIAALDGADYGGRSLKVNEARPRPERERRPRW; from the coding sequence ATGTCGAAGAACATTTATGTCGGAAACCTGCCCTGGAGTGCCACCGAGCAGGATGTGGAAACGCTGTTCGCAACGTACGGCCAGGTTGCTAACGTTAAACTCATTTCCGACCGTGAGACAGGCAGAGCCCGTGGATTTGGTTTTGTGGAAATGGAGAGCGGCGCTGAAGAAGCCATCGCCGCCTTGGACGGCGCCGATTACGGCGGACGTTCCCTGAAGGTCAACGAAGCCCGTCCCCGTCCCGAGCGTGAACGCCGGCCCAGATGGTAG